The following proteins come from a genomic window of Ochotona princeps isolate mOchPri1 chromosome 14, mOchPri1.hap1, whole genome shotgun sequence:
- the ASS1 gene encoding argininosuccinate synthase, with amino-acid sequence MSGKGSVVLAYSGGLDTSCILVWLKEQGYDVIAYLANIGQKEDFEEARKKALKLGAKKVFIEDVSREFVEEFIWPAVQSSALYEDRYLLGTSLARPCIARKQVEIAQREGAKYVSHGATGKGNDQVRFELTCYSLAPQIKVIAPWRMPEFYNRFKGRNDLMEYAKQHGIPIPVTPKNPWSMDENLMHISYEAGILENPKNQAPPGLYTKTEDPAKAPNSPDILEIEFKKGVPVKVTNVKDGTTHRTALELFTYLNEVAGKHGVGRIDIVENRFIGMKSRGIYETPAGTILYHAHLDIEAFTMDREVRRIKQGLGQKFAELVYTGFWHSPECEFVRYCIAKSQERVEGKVQVSVFKGQVYILGRESPLSLYNEELVSMNVQGDYEPIDATGFININSLRLKEYHRLQSKVTAK; translated from the exons ATGTCCGGCAAGGGTTCCGTGGTCCTGGCCTACAGCGGCGGCCTGGACACCTCCTGTATCCTGGTGTGGCTCAAGGAGCAAGGCTATGATGTCATCGCCTACCTG GCCAACATTGGCCAGAAGGAAGACTTTGAGGAGGCAAGGAAGAAGGCGCTGAAGCTCGGGGCCAAAAAG GTATTCATTGAGGACGTCAGCAGGGAGTTTGTGGAGGAGTTCATCTGGCCCGCCGTGCAGTCCAGCGCCCTGTACGAGGACCGCTACCTGCTGGGCACCTCCCTTGCCAGACCCTGCATCGCCCGCAAGCAGGTGGAGATCGCCCAGAGGGAGGGTGCCAAGTACGTGTCTCATGGTGCCACAGGGAAG GGAAATGACCAGGTCCGCTTTGAGCTCACCTGCTACTCGCTGGCACCCCAGATCAAG GTCATTGCGCCGTGGAGGATGCCCGAGTTCTACAACCGCTTCAAGGGCCGCAACGACCTAATGGAGTACGCCAAG CAACACGGAATCCCCATCCCGGTCACGCCCAAGAACCCATGGAGCATGGATGAGAACCTGATGCATATCAG CTACGAGGCTGGAATCCTGGAGAATCCCAAG AACCAAGCACCTCCAGGCCTCTACACAAAGACGGAGGACCCTGCCAAAGCCCCCAACAGCCCCGACATCTTGGAGATTGAGTTCAAGAAAG GGGTCCCCGTGAAGGTGACCAATGTCAAGGATGGAACCACTCATCGGACCGCCTTGGAGCTCTTCACCTACCTGAACGAAGTCGC GGGCAAGCACGGCGTGGGCCGCATTGACATTGTGGAGAACCGCTTCATCGGGATGAAGTCCCGTG GTATCTACGAGACCCCAGCAGGGACCATCCTCTACCACGCTCATTTAGACATTGAGGCCTTCACCATGGACCGCGAAGTACGCAGAATCAAACAGGGCCTGGGCCAGAAATTCGCCGAGCTGGTGTACACGG GTTTCTGGCACAGTCCTGAGTGTGAATTCGTGCGCTACTGCATCGCCAAGTCCCAGGAGCGCGTGGAAGGCAAAGTGCAGGTGTCTGTCTTCAAGGGTCAGGTGTACATCCTCGGCCGCGAGTCCCCCCTGTCCCTGTACAACGAGGAACTGGTGAG